One Peribacillus simplex NBRC 15720 = DSM 1321 genomic region harbors:
- a CDS encoding response regulator transcription factor, protein MELKNQIIYISKKVLNSIKNFKFNFETNFFIFDKELNVLYSKSNFEKKDLRKLIIKDSVENNAFVLSSLQNTTVKTKNQIFGKDFSVISSPIHEIKNKELQGYVGIITKDDSEEFKMISEMLANQISYELHVHREKLLIEDIIKTNTSSIITREQQHEVELQIIKNITQGLKDKEIADNLHISVSTVRNYVNKMFEELNITSRSQLISMYYENKLYDILNEIKINNRYF, encoded by the coding sequence ATGGAATTGAAAAATCAAATCATTTATATAAGTAAAAAAGTATTGAACAGTATTAAGAATTTCAAATTCAATTTTGAGACTAATTTTTTTATCTTTGATAAAGAGCTAAATGTTTTATACTCAAAAAGTAATTTTGAAAAAAAAGATTTACGTAAATTGATTATTAAAGATTCTGTTGAAAATAATGCATTTGTTTTAAGTTCATTGCAAAATACTACTGTAAAAACTAAAAATCAAATCTTCGGGAAGGATTTTAGTGTTATTTCTTCCCCGATTCATGAAATTAAAAATAAGGAATTGCAAGGATATGTAGGTATAATCACAAAGGATGATAGTGAAGAATTCAAAATGATTTCTGAGATGCTAGCAAATCAAATCTCCTACGAGTTACATGTGCATCGTGAGAAATTATTAATTGAAGATATAATAAAAACAAATACATCATCTATAATCACCAGGGAACAACAACATGAAGTTGAATTGCAAATAATAAAGAATATAACTCAAGGTCTCAAAGATAAAGAAATAGCTGATAATCTGCATATTAGTGTTTCTACAGTTAGGAACTACGTAAATAAAATGTTTGAGGAATTAAATATAACTTCAAGATCACAATTAATCAGCATGTACTATGAAAATAAATTGTATGATATTCTTAATGAAATAAAGATAAATAACCGCTATTTTTAG
- a CDS encoding GerAB/ArcD/ProY family transporter yields the protein MLEKGKISSGEFLILVIIFTIGGSILNVPALLVKIAKQDAWISYIITTLISLCFVFLYNKLASIYPSKTYVEANEKILGKWVGKTSALLFLFYILYLSSALLYEIGSFSTTQILVGTPIEMIMVLFLLTCIIGVRLGLEVISRTALIFFPWIVFLLFMLFLLLISDIKIENIQPIFEEGMKPIIKGSYQTLALPYVQLVFFLMIMPYVNEKDEMKKNLYRGTLLGGIVLFLVIIFSILVLGTDITALQKNPSYRLGKLLSVGNFFERIEVIVAIIWILSVYFKLTICYYGLSLGLAQVLGLKNHKILHFPLAFLIFAFSIITHPDTVHSRNFTSKAWTPFSLTICFLLPVLLLVIGRLKKKRSISKATKGC from the coding sequence ATGCTCGAGAAAGGAAAAATTAGCTCCGGAGAATTTCTTATATTGGTCATCATATTTACGATAGGAGGTTCGATACTTAATGTACCTGCTCTACTTGTTAAGATAGCGAAGCAGGATGCCTGGATTTCCTATATCATAACTACGCTCATCAGTTTGTGTTTTGTTTTCTTATATAATAAATTAGCCTCTATTTATCCATCTAAGACTTATGTCGAAGCTAATGAAAAAATATTGGGGAAATGGGTTGGGAAAACCTCGGCATTGCTCTTTCTTTTTTATATTTTGTATCTTTCGTCTGCTTTATTGTATGAAATAGGGAGTTTTTCAACGACACAAATTTTGGTTGGAACACCTATCGAAATGATTATGGTTCTTTTTTTATTGACATGCATAATCGGTGTACGGTTAGGATTAGAAGTCATCAGCCGAACTGCATTGATCTTTTTTCCTTGGATAGTATTTCTGCTTTTCATGTTATTTTTACTTCTTATCTCTGATATCAAAATAGAAAATATACAACCTATTTTTGAAGAAGGCATGAAACCAATTATTAAGGGATCATATCAAACTTTAGCACTCCCGTATGTACAGCTCGTTTTCTTTTTAATGATCATGCCATATGTAAATGAAAAGGATGAAATGAAAAAAAACTTATATCGAGGAACATTATTAGGAGGCATCGTTCTATTCTTGGTGATTATTTTCAGTATCCTCGTACTGGGTACTGATATTACCGCCCTACAAAAAAATCCTTCTTATAGATTAGGAAAGTTGTTGAGTGTTGGTAATTTTTTTGAACGTATTGAAGTCATTGTAGCCATCATTTGGATTCTTTCCGTGTATTTCAAGCTAACGATTTGTTATTATGGACTCTCTCTGGGGTTAGCTCAAGTACTAGGATTAAAAAATCACAAAATTCTTCACTTCCCATTAGCATTTTTAATTTTTGCATTCTCCATCATTACACATCCAGATACAGTACATAGTCGAAACTTTACTTCAAAAGCGTGGACGCCATTTTCCTTAACCATTTGTTTTCTGCTCCCGGTGTTATTGTTAGTGATAGGAAGATTGAAAAAAAAGCGTTCCATTTCAAAGGCGACCAAAGGATGTTAA
- a CDS encoding sensor histidine kinase — translation MNEKARNGVNALVDLLPSLFEKVGIIVIAAFLLSYMKPFRQMIGHEHEMSKKIMFIALFGTFGIISNYTGIEIGNHAMPEGDWHAEIAPDNAIANTRIMGVAIGGLLGGPFVGLGVGLIAGLHRYFLGGFTAGACAIAAILAGVLSGFLGKRRRKHGTITPWFALPICMTLEAIQMGIILVTAKPFERSWELVQVIGLPMIIINGFGTLLFMLIIQSITRDEARTRAVQTNLAFLIADQTLPFFRQGLNQTSCKRIAQIILGLTEADAVAITNEHSVLAHVGAASDHHVPKVGIATGLTKKALEQGKIIVAKTKKDIYCFHDQCPLQAAVVLPLQVQQKTVGTLKMYFKHPDKLSQVEQELAEGLAKLFSTQLELAKAEMQTKLLKDAEIKALQAQVHPHFLFNAINTISVLCRTDVEKARNLLQELSAFFRSNLQGARQILVPLEKELEHVNAYLSLEQARFPDKYHIDYRIEPRLKEVLIPPFTLQPLVENAVHHAFSHVKSKGEIIIHAYFKDDTMRIVVEDNGKGISSGRIDELGKHAVESIKGTGTALHNISERLEGIYKGHASLTIESETGHGTQVKISIPLNEKGA, via the coding sequence ATGAATGAAAAAGCCAGAAATGGGGTGAATGCTTTGGTTGATTTATTACCGTCGCTGTTTGAAAAAGTTGGGATCATCGTAATTGCTGCATTCCTGCTTTCTTATATGAAACCCTTTCGGCAAATGATAGGCCATGAACATGAAATGTCAAAGAAAATCATGTTTATCGCACTTTTTGGAACATTCGGCATCATAAGTAACTATACAGGAATCGAAATCGGGAATCATGCCATGCCAGAGGGTGATTGGCATGCTGAGATTGCTCCCGATAATGCGATTGCCAATACACGGATCATGGGCGTGGCTATCGGCGGTCTGCTTGGGGGCCCATTTGTTGGGTTAGGAGTAGGTTTGATTGCGGGGCTTCACCGTTATTTTCTCGGGGGTTTTACGGCGGGAGCTTGTGCGATCGCCGCGATTTTGGCTGGGGTCTTATCGGGGTTTTTGGGGAAAAGGCGCCGAAAGCATGGGACGATCACCCCTTGGTTTGCTCTTCCCATTTGCATGACCTTGGAAGCGATCCAAATGGGCATCATCCTGGTGACTGCCAAACCATTTGAAAGGTCGTGGGAGCTCGTACAAGTAATCGGACTTCCAATGATCATCATCAACGGTTTCGGGACTTTACTATTCATGCTCATCATTCAGTCGATCACGAGGGACGAAGCACGGACGCGGGCGGTACAAACGAATCTTGCGTTCCTGATTGCTGATCAGACATTGCCCTTTTTCCGGCAAGGTCTGAATCAAACTTCATGCAAGAGAATCGCCCAAATCATCTTGGGGCTGACTGAAGCCGACGCCGTGGCCATTACCAATGAACATAGTGTACTTGCCCATGTGGGTGCTGCGTCAGATCACCATGTCCCTAAGGTGGGAATAGCGACAGGCTTAACGAAAAAAGCACTTGAACAAGGAAAAATCATCGTGGCCAAAACAAAAAAGGATATTTATTGTTTTCATGATCAATGCCCATTGCAAGCGGCAGTGGTCCTGCCGTTGCAGGTCCAACAGAAAACGGTCGGGACTTTGAAGATGTATTTCAAGCATCCGGATAAATTAAGCCAAGTGGAACAAGAGTTAGCTGAAGGGTTGGCAAAACTATTTTCTACTCAATTGGAACTCGCTAAAGCGGAAATGCAAACGAAATTATTGAAAGATGCTGAAATTAAGGCATTACAGGCACAGGTCCACCCTCATTTTTTATTCAATGCAATCAATACGATATCCGTTTTATGCCGGACGGATGTCGAGAAGGCAAGAAATTTATTGCAGGAGCTCAGTGCCTTCTTTCGCTCTAATTTACAAGGGGCCCGACAAATACTGGTGCCGCTAGAAAAGGAATTGGAGCATGTCAACGCTTATTTATCCCTGGAGCAGGCACGTTTTCCAGATAAATATCATATCGACTATCGCATTGAGCCAAGGCTTAAGGAAGTTCTCATCCCTCCATTCACGTTGCAGCCACTTGTTGAGAATGCGGTACACCATGCATTTTCACACGTGAAAAGCAAAGGTGAAATCATCATTCACGCATACTTTAAGGACGATACGATGCGCATTGTTGTGGAAGATAACGGAAAAGGGATTTCAAGCGGGAGAATAGATGAATTGGGTAAGCATGCTGTAGAATCGATTAAAGGTACAGGAACGGCCCTTCATAATATCAGTGAACGGCTGGAAGGGATCTATAAAGGCCATGCCAGCCTCACGATAGAAAGTGAAACGGGGCACGGAACACAAGTGAAAATATCAATACCACTCAACGAAAAAGGAGCATAA
- a CDS encoding LytR/AlgR family response regulator transcription factor: MLKAFIVEDEPLARDELKYLLKRSRQVEVVGEAEGMEDAMRDISRLKPELVFLDIELAEGNGLHLAKQLAELDPAPSLIFATAYDEFALQAFELYAFDYLLKPFNEKRIRQTLDKLMKQRQIGEDESGTAPPASRTAVEQTGKLPVVIDDRIVLIDRDTILFIGLMEGKTIIKTEENEYKIGDPLIVLERKLDKRSFLRVHRGFIVNVIHISEIQPWFNSTYNLIMSDGSNIPVSRTYVKELKQLIGF, translated from the coding sequence ATGTTGAAAGCATTTATCGTAGAGGATGAACCACTGGCAAGAGATGAATTGAAATATCTACTGAAGAGAAGCAGGCAAGTTGAAGTCGTGGGTGAGGCCGAGGGGATGGAAGATGCCATGAGGGATATCTCCCGTCTTAAGCCTGAACTTGTCTTTTTGGACATTGAGCTTGCAGAGGGCAATGGTTTACATTTGGCTAAGCAATTGGCGGAACTTGACCCGGCACCATCGCTCATTTTTGCGACCGCCTATGATGAGTTTGCCCTCCAAGCCTTCGAGTTATATGCATTTGATTATCTATTAAAGCCATTTAATGAAAAAAGGATTCGTCAAACATTGGATAAGCTCATGAAGCAGCGTCAAATTGGGGAAGATGAATCAGGGACAGCACCTCCCGCCAGCCGAACGGCGGTGGAACAGACAGGTAAATTGCCTGTAGTGATAGATGATCGGATCGTTCTGATCGACCGGGACACTATTTTATTCATTGGTCTCATGGAAGGAAAGACGATCATTAAAACCGAAGAAAATGAATATAAAATCGGTGACCCTCTCATCGTGCTTGAAAGGAAGCTCGATAAGCGCTCATTTTTACGGGTGCATCGCGGTTTTATCGTGAATGTCATCCATATATCGGAAATACAGCCTTGGTTCAACTCGACTTATAATCTCATTATGAGTGACGGATCAAACATTCCGGTAAGCCGCACGTATGTGAAGGAGCTAAAGCAGCTTATTGGTTTTTAA